From Selenomonas sp. AB3002, one genomic window encodes:
- the pheT gene encoding phenylalanine--tRNA ligase subunit beta — MQVSMKWLQDYIDLKDKVTAEELADKYTMAGVPVENVIRADEGLEKVVTARVEKIVPHPDSDHLWVCTLDVGKEERVQIVTGAQNVKEGHIVPAAMVGALLPTGQKISKGKLRGVPSNGMMCSAGELKLDIEGLPEEQLNGIYILPADTPVGVPVADVLGMDDVVLEFELTANRGDCFSVWGLVREASVLTGLPAKYPEIKVNEDDEASAAEMVKIGIEAHDLCDRFSARVVKNVKIGPSPAWMQARLEGAGIRAINNVVDVTNFVMVELGQPMHAYDYDEVKGHSLTARRAVTGENLHTLDDSERTAKGEELVIADAEHPAGLAGIMGGLESEVTEKTTTVIFEAASFNGPSIRRTSRACGLHSEASGRFERGVDVTKTCRALDRACQLLQEMGACTVTKGIVDVYPEPKEQVTVEYTCDAINKRLGTDLPAEKMTEILESLGFEVRAKGEGFEALVPTWRNDVSLMEDLSEEVARIVGFDSIESTAPRGDMMQGTQSARQTFIDSIKRVLVSLGMTEELSFSFTSPEALDKLCVPEDSELRNAVPIMNPLTDEYPLVRTTLLTSIMENAVRNFSRKNLDLRLFDVAPVFAPKALPVTELPNEVVKLVGLISGRRYEALWNQPNDMVDFYDMKGIVEQLLAALSISKYTVEAGEHYAMHPGKTAVFKKGREVIATVGELHPQAAENYGVKQPVYLFEMDVETLMKYTAKSFKYESLPKYPAISRDLAMLVDADVQAADIEKVISKNGGKFFQGVTLFDVYTGKQVAEGKKSMAFNLMFQSKDKTLTDEEADSAFKNILQAVEREFQAELRA, encoded by the coding sequence ATGCAGGTATCCATGAAATGGCTTCAGGACTATATTGACCTGAAAGATAAAGTCACCGCCGAGGAACTGGCGGATAAATACACCATGGCCGGCGTGCCCGTGGAGAATGTCATCCGGGCCGACGAGGGCCTGGAAAAAGTGGTGACGGCCCGGGTGGAGAAAATCGTGCCCCATCCGGACTCCGACCACCTCTGGGTATGCACCCTGGATGTGGGCAAGGAGGAAAGAGTGCAGATTGTCACCGGCGCCCAGAATGTGAAGGAAGGGCATATTGTGCCTGCTGCTATGGTGGGAGCGCTGCTGCCCACCGGCCAGAAGATTTCCAAGGGCAAGCTGCGCGGCGTGCCCTCCAACGGCATGATGTGCTCTGCCGGGGAGCTTAAGCTGGACATTGAGGGCCTGCCCGAGGAGCAGCTGAACGGCATCTACATCCTGCCTGCTGATACTCCTGTAGGGGTTCCTGTGGCAGATGTATTGGGCATGGATGATGTGGTGCTGGAGTTCGAGCTCACCGCCAACCGTGGCGACTGCTTCAGCGTCTGGGGCCTGGTGCGTGAGGCCTCCGTGCTGACGGGGCTCCCGGCCAAGTATCCTGAAATCAAGGTCAACGAAGATGACGAGGCCAGCGCTGCCGAGATGGTGAAAATCGGAATCGAGGCCCATGACCTTTGCGACCGTTTCTCCGCCCGAGTGGTGAAGAACGTGAAGATTGGGCCGTCTCCGGCCTGGATGCAGGCTCGTCTGGAAGGAGCAGGCATCCGCGCCATCAATAACGTTGTGGATGTCACCAACTTCGTCATGGTGGAGCTGGGGCAGCCCATGCACGCCTATGACTACGATGAGGTGAAGGGGCACAGCCTCACTGCCCGCCGTGCCGTGACTGGGGAGAACCTCCACACCCTGGATGATTCCGAGCGCACCGCCAAAGGTGAGGAACTGGTCATTGCCGATGCAGAGCATCCCGCAGGACTGGCTGGCATCATGGGCGGCCTGGAGAGCGAGGTCACGGAGAAGACCACCACGGTCATCTTCGAGGCAGCTTCTTTCAACGGCCCCAGCATCCGCCGCACCTCCCGTGCCTGCGGACTGCACTCCGAGGCTTCCGGCCGCTTCGAGCGCGGTGTGGATGTGACCAAGACCTGCCGTGCCCTGGACCGCGCTTGCCAGCTGCTGCAGGAGATGGGTGCCTGCACCGTCACCAAGGGCATTGTGGATGTCTATCCCGAGCCCAAGGAACAGGTGACTGTGGAGTACACTTGCGATGCCATCAACAAGCGCCTGGGCACCGACCTGCCCGCTGAGAAGATGACGGAAATCCTTGAGAGCCTGGGCTTTGAGGTCAGGGCCAAGGGGGAGGGCTTTGAAGCTCTGGTGCCCACCTGGCGCAATGACGTGAGCCTCATGGAAGACCTTTCCGAGGAAGTGGCCCGCATTGTGGGCTTTGACAGCATTGAGAGCACCGCCCCCCGTGGTGATATGATGCAGGGCACCCAGAGTGCACGCCAGACCTTCATCGACAGCATCAAGCGCGTGCTGGTTTCCCTGGGCATGACGGAGGAGCTGTCCTTCAGCTTCACCAGCCCTGAGGCTCTGGACAAGCTCTGCGTACCGGAGGACAGCGAGCTTCGTAATGCTGTGCCTATCATGAATCCTTTGACGGATGAATATCCGCTGGTGCGCACCACGCTGCTCACCAGCATCATGGAGAATGCCGTGCGCAACTTCTCCCGCAAGAATCTGGACCTGCGCCTCTTTGATGTAGCGCCTGTGTTTGCCCCCAAGGCCCTGCCTGTGACGGAGCTGCCCAACGAGGTAGTGAAGCTGGTGGGCCTGATTTCCGGCCGCCGCTACGAGGCTCTCTGGAACCAGCCTAATGATATGGTGGACTTCTATGATATGAAGGGCATTGTGGAACAGCTGCTTGCTGCTCTTTCCATCAGCAAGTACACGGTGGAAGCCGGAGAGCACTACGCCATGCACCCGGGCAAGACCGCAGTCTTCAAGAAGGGCCGCGAAGTCATTGCCACCGTGGGTGAGCTCCATCCCCAAGCAGCAGAGAACTATGGCGTGAAGCAGCCCGTCTACCTCTTCGAGATGGACGTGGAGACTCTCATGAAGTACACGGCCAAGTCCTTCAAGTATGAGTCCCTGCCCAAGTATCCTGCCATCAGCCGTGATCTTGCCATGCTGGTGGATGCAGATGTGCAGGCTGCTGATATCGAGAAGGTTATCTCCAAGAATGGCGGCAAGTTCTTCCAGGGCGTGACCCTCTTTGATGTCTACACTGGCAAGCAGGTGGCAGAGGGCAAGAAGAGCATGGCCTTTAATCTCATGTTCCAGTCCAAGGACAAGACTCTGACGGATGAAGAGGCAGACAGCGCCTTCAAGAATATCCTGCAGGCTGTGGAACGCGAGTTCCAGGCTGAGCTTCGCGCCTGA
- a CDS encoding cell division protein ZapA encodes MANEKDMKKGPQRVVLEIFGDSFALKTDDPEHMETLGKLVDQQMKKVAHQVHSFDSTKIAILTALQLADDYCQLKKDYDELVELINEK; translated from the coding sequence ATGGCAAATGAGAAAGATATGAAAAAAGGTCCCCAGCGTGTGGTGCTGGAAATCTTCGGCGACAGTTTTGCCCTGAAGACCGATGATCCGGAGCATATGGAGACCTTGGGGAAATTGGTAGACCAGCAGATGAAGAAGGTGGCTCATCAGGTGCATAGTTTCGACAGCACCAAGATTGCCATCCTGACAGCTTTGCAGCTGGCAGATGACTACTGCCAGCTCAAGAAGGATTATGACGAGCTGGTAGAGCTGATTAACGAAAAATAA